In a genomic window of Veillonellales bacterium:
- a CDS encoding S-layer homology domain-containing protein, whose product MKKTLILTLALVFVLSIGSAAFAAANPFVDVPAKHWSYDAVAKLAQAGLIDGYNDGTFRGDKTMTRYEMAQVVAKAMAKSDKASAENKALVDKLAVEFSSELQNLGVRVAKLEANQSAVKIGGDIRMRYDNLDKSDAVWKNRLRITMTGNINDTTSLYARYVAADNNFGHIATTTDNPGAEGTNRLSDLALTTKGLIHNTDVTVGRYTLQLGPTQYLAGTTGNIDGIQTKSKFDKFGLMLGYADASYWQHKDAAYYARVNGVRATTPSSEWQDMKDIYYAEATYAFDKKIKMNVDYFKNQDNGAIVKNYNIFGGGVTYQFAPKWNVIGEYYRNTADGAKDGFDGNSPKATIGRLTYGQANLAKPGSFALFGEYAKFEGHVFPYAMMGPYTKTDGDAVGVKTGNGIKFWDFQVAYVLAKNINFEGVYQFNIKDAKTGDDAPNKNFTRLQINYFF is encoded by the coding sequence ATGAAAAAGACTCTTATTCTGACCCTTGCTCTGGTATTCGTACTGAGCATCGGCAGCGCAGCTTTCGCAGCTGCAAATCCTTTCGTTGATGTACCGGCTAAACACTGGTCATACGACGCAGTTGCCAAATTGGCTCAGGCCGGTCTGATTGACGGCTACAATGATGGCACTTTCCGTGGCGACAAGACCATGACTCGTTATGAAATGGCTCAGGTTGTAGCCAAAGCTATGGCAAAATCCGACAAAGCCAGCGCTGAAAACAAAGCCTTAGTTGACAAACTGGCTGTTGAATTCTCCTCTGAGCTGCAGAATCTCGGCGTTCGCGTCGCAAAGCTGGAAGCGAATCAGTCCGCAGTTAAAATTGGCGGCGATATCCGGATGCGTTATGACAATCTGGATAAGAGCGATGCCGTTTGGAAAAATCGTCTGCGTATAACGATGACCGGCAATATTAACGACACGACTTCTCTGTATGCCCGTTATGTTGCTGCCGACAACAACTTTGGTCATATTGCTACGACGACTGATAATCCCGGTGCTGAAGGCACTAACCGCTTAAGTGATTTGGCTCTGACTACTAAAGGTCTGATCCACAATACGGATGTTACCGTAGGCCGTTATACCCTGCAACTTGGTCCAACGCAATATTTAGCCGGAACTACCGGTAATATTGACGGTATTCAGACCAAGAGTAAGTTCGATAAATTCGGTTTGATGTTAGGTTATGCCGATGCCAGCTATTGGCAACATAAAGATGCAGCGTATTATGCACGTGTGAATGGTGTTAGGGCAACGACGCCGAGTAGTGAGTGGCAAGATATGAAAGACATTTACTATGCTGAAGCAACATATGCTTTCGACAAGAAAATTAAAATGAATGTTGATTATTTCAAAAATCAGGATAATGGTGCCATTGTCAAGAATTACAATATTTTTGGCGGCGGCGTAACGTATCAGTTCGCTCCGAAGTGGAATGTAATCGGTGAATATTACAGAAACACTGCTGACGGTGCTAAAGACGGATTTGACGGCAACAGCCCGAAAGCCACTATCGGCAGACTGACATACGGTCAGGCTAACCTTGCTAAACCCGGTTCTTTCGCTCTGTTTGGCGAGTATGCGAAATTCGAAGGTCATGTTTTCCCGTATGCCATGATGGGTCCGTATACCAAAACTGATGGCGATGCTGTAGGAGTTAAGACTGGTAACGGAATTAAATTCTGGGACTTCCAAGTTGCATATGTATTAGCGAAAAATATCAACTTTGAAGGTGTTTACCAGTTCAACATCAAAGACGCCAAAACCGGTGATGATGCACCAAACAAGAACTTCACCAGACTCCAAATCAACTACTTCTTCTAA
- a CDS encoding porin, translating into MKKRLLAAAVAAMITLSTGLALANPVELDGSVSYRYRVDHNQNSEDHNAGITRFTLNAKSEIAPQLSIYARFAAEGVSNNNFTAAKDYNDSDNFLGEIDQYGFDYTNKGFEYKIGQQAAWIGGTGLLYDSTGYLGQQDFGVVDGINIKGKSGVTSLDFLAAQENNSTGDDNKIYALRGSYNPTSALTLGATYATYRKDDAQNFWAVDAAYTMGKATYSAEYAKSNADADNSAYDVGVAYKFDNKNTVSVTNYKVETNGNINAMTTFDSNRKGFYYSADHNFTKDTALHLLYRDMSVVKGAADDNTSFRATVSYNF; encoded by the coding sequence ATGAAAAAAAGACTTCTGGCCGCAGCGGTTGCTGCAATGATCACTCTCTCTACCGGTCTGGCGCTGGCCAACCCTGTGGAACTGGACGGTTCCGTTTCTTATCGCTATCGTGTGGACCACAATCAAAACAGTGAAGATCACAACGCCGGCATTACCCGTTTCACCTTGAATGCCAAAAGTGAAATTGCTCCCCAACTGAGTATCTACGCCCGGTTTGCGGCTGAAGGCGTAAGCAACAACAACTTTACGGCCGCGAAAGACTATAACGATTCGGACAACTTCCTGGGCGAGATCGATCAATACGGCTTTGACTATACGAACAAAGGCTTTGAGTACAAAATCGGCCAGCAGGCAGCCTGGATTGGCGGTACCGGACTGCTGTATGACAGCACCGGCTATCTGGGCCAGCAGGATTTTGGCGTTGTCGACGGAATTAATATTAAAGGAAAATCCGGCGTAACTTCTTTGGACTTCCTGGCGGCTCAGGAAAATAACAGCACCGGGGACGACAATAAAATCTATGCTTTGCGCGGTTCCTACAATCCGACGAGTGCTTTGACTCTGGGTGCGACTTACGCAACGTACAGGAAAGATGACGCACAGAATTTCTGGGCTGTCGACGCCGCGTACACAATGGGAAAAGCTACTTATTCGGCTGAATATGCCAAATCCAATGCCGACGCCGATAATTCGGCTTATGATGTAGGAGTGGCCTATAAATTTGACAATAAAAATACGGTATCGGTAACCAATTATAAAGTAGAGACAAACGGCAACATTAATGCCATGACGACTTTTGATTCGAATCGCAAAGGCTTCTACTACAGTGCCGACCACAACTTTACCAAGGATACTGCTCTTCATCTTCTCTACCGCGATATGTCTGTAGTAAAAGGCGCTGCTGATGACAACACTTCCTTCCGGGCAACGGTAAGCTACAATTTCTAA
- a CDS encoding PfkB family carbohydrate kinase, with protein sequence MQTFLTDWIDKLQSKKIMVIGDMVADVYLEGRISRISREAPVLVLEDQGKTVVPGGAANVVHNAAALGGDVYTVGVVGQDYAGRELVRILAAKKIKTVGLMADDSRPTITKTRVMAGGQATVRQQIVRIDKEKKEPLASAMEERVLDYIRQYIGQMDGVVLSDYGSHTVSPLIMRYAIDTCRSANIPCIVDSRYNVMAFTGVTLVKQNESEAAAALGMKSLDEAALIPAGQALLKQLEAEAVLITRGPDGMTLFEKSGSYSHIPVTNKSEVYDVSGAGDTVVTAMILAVTAGASYGEAARLANFAAGVVVRKLGTAAVSPDELREAIGRHYESHQS encoded by the coding sequence TTGCAAACTTTTTTGACGGATTGGATAGACAAACTTCAGTCGAAAAAAATTATGGTTATTGGCGATATGGTGGCTGACGTATATCTGGAAGGGAGAATCTCCCGCATTTCCCGGGAAGCGCCGGTGCTGGTGCTGGAAGACCAGGGCAAAACAGTGGTTCCCGGCGGTGCCGCCAATGTTGTTCACAACGCCGCTGCTTTGGGCGGGGATGTCTATACGGTCGGCGTCGTCGGGCAGGACTATGCCGGTCGGGAACTGGTTCGCATTTTGGCGGCTAAAAAGATTAAAACGGTTGGTTTGATGGCGGATGACAGCCGGCCGACGATTACGAAGACCCGGGTCATGGCGGGGGGGCAGGCCACAGTCCGCCAGCAGATAGTACGGATTGACAAAGAAAAGAAGGAACCGCTGGCGTCTGCCATGGAGGAGCGGGTGCTTGATTATATCAGGCAGTATATCGGGCAGATGGACGGAGTCGTGCTGAGCGATTACGGCAGTCACACGGTTTCACCGCTGATTATGCGCTATGCAATTGATACCTGCCGGTCTGCCAACATTCCCTGTATCGTGGACTCCCGCTACAATGTTATGGCGTTTACGGGAGTCACCCTTGTCAAGCAAAATGAGTCGGAAGCCGCGGCGGCTCTGGGAATGAAGTCTCTGGATGAAGCAGCGCTGATTCCCGCGGGACAGGCTTTGCTGAAACAGCTGGAGGCCGAAGCGGTGCTGATTACCCGCGGACCGGACGGGATGACTTTATTTGAAAAATCCGGCAGTTACAGCCACATTCCCGTCACCAATAAAAGTGAAGTCTACGATGTATCCGGGGCAGGCGATACGGTGGTTACCGCCATGATTCTGGCGGTAACTGCCGGAGCTTCTTATGGGGAGGCAGCCCGTCTGGCGAATTTTGCCGCCGGCGTCGTGGTGAGAAAGCTGGGAACGGCGGCGGTTTCCCCTGATGAATTGCGGGAAGCGATAGGGAGGCATTATGAAAGTCATCAGTCGTGA
- the rfaE2 gene encoding D-glycero-beta-D-manno-heptose 1-phosphate adenylyltransferase, with translation MKVISRDRICDAIQPIKAAGKTVVFTNGCFDILHAGHVRYLAAAKALGHCLVVGLNSDQSVRRLKGPARPVNPAEDRAEVLAALAAVDFVVIFADPTAEGLVAQIQPDIYVKGGDYCIDSLPEAKIAAAYGGKTVLIPLVEGRSTSSIIQKISRD, from the coding sequence ATGAAAGTCATCAGTCGTGATCGCATCTGCGATGCGATTCAACCTATAAAGGCCGCTGGTAAAACCGTTGTTTTTACCAACGGCTGTTTTGACATTCTGCACGCCGGGCATGTCCGCTATCTGGCGGCAGCTAAAGCACTGGGACATTGTCTGGTGGTCGGTTTGAACAGCGATCAGTCGGTGCGGCGTCTGAAAGGCCCCGCCCGGCCGGTTAACCCGGCGGAAGACCGGGCCGAAGTACTGGCGGCTTTGGCCGCAGTGGATTTTGTCGTAATATTCGCTGACCCCACGGCCGAAGGTCTGGTGGCTCAGATTCAGCCGGACATCTATGTCAAAGGCGGCGACTACTGTATAGATTCGCTGCCGGAAGCGAAAATAGCCGCCGCCTACGGCGGCAAAACCGTACTCATACCCCTGGTGGAAGGCCGGTCAACCAGCAGTATTATTCAGAAGATCAGCAGGGACTAG
- a CDS encoding glycosyltransferase family 9 protein, with amino-acid sequence MTYHNILIVKLSAIGDVIHALPVSHALRQCFPQARITWVVEKPAYDLLTNNPDIDEIIIFDKPQFKSLAGLIRHAPPFITALRQKQFDLALDLQGLLKSSLISFFSGAQRRLVYQNAREGSRFISERVVGAYANGHVVDRYLDVVRALGCRVEKPVFPIRVTEQDARSAQAILKQAGAGGEIPYVVLALGANWPNKIWPPEHFAALADKLFARQIIPVAVGGPGDRKLLDRLNQTAEIPPVDLIGKTSLKQLAYVIQQAAAFVGGDTGPMHLSAALGTPTIALMGPTDVNRNGPLGQKNTALVAGRPCIGCWHRKCPTGLDCLAEISVEDVYQAIKKFV; translated from the coding sequence ATGACTTATCACAACATTCTTATCGTAAAACTCAGCGCCATCGGCGATGTCATTCACGCGCTGCCGGTTTCTCATGCACTTAGACAGTGTTTTCCCCAAGCCCGGATTACCTGGGTTGTGGAAAAGCCGGCTTACGATTTGCTAACGAATAACCCGGATATTGACGAAATCATTATTTTTGATAAACCCCAATTTAAGTCTCTGGCAGGACTGATCCGGCATGCTCCGCCTTTTATCACAGCGCTGCGGCAAAAGCAGTTTGATTTGGCGCTGGATTTGCAGGGTTTGTTGAAGAGTTCCTTGATTAGCTTTTTCAGCGGAGCCCAGCGGCGTCTCGTTTATCAGAATGCCCGGGAGGGAAGCCGGTTTATCTCTGAACGGGTGGTTGGCGCTTATGCTAACGGACATGTGGTTGACCGTTATCTGGATGTGGTACGGGCGCTTGGCTGCCGGGTAGAAAAACCTGTTTTTCCGATCCGGGTCACAGAGCAGGATGCCCGGAGCGCTCAAGCTATTTTGAAACAGGCGGGAGCAGGGGGCGAAATTCCTTACGTAGTATTGGCCCTTGGCGCCAACTGGCCGAATAAAATCTGGCCGCCGGAGCATTTTGCCGCTTTGGCGGATAAGCTGTTTGCCCGGCAGATTATACCGGTGGCAGTGGGCGGCCCCGGCGACAGAAAGCTGCTGGATCGTTTGAATCAAACGGCAGAAATTCCCCCCGTTGATTTGATTGGCAAAACCAGCTTAAAACAACTGGCTTATGTTATTCAGCAGGCCGCTGCCTTTGTCGGCGGCGACACCGGCCCCATGCATTTGTCCGCCGCCCTCGGCACGCCGACGATTGCCTTAATGGGGCCGACCGATGTCAACCGCAACGGTCCGCTGGGACAAAAAAATACCGCCCTTGTCGCCGGCCGTCCTTGTATCGGCTGCTGGCACCGCAAATGCCCGACAGGGCTTGACTGCCTGGCGGAGATTTCAGTTGAAGATGTATACCAGGCAATTAAAAAGTTTGTATAA
- a CDS encoding glycosyltransferase family 9 protein: MKINHASIKKILVINLAFIGDVLLTTPVTRALRENYPGADIDMLVVPVAEPIARLNPYIHQTLVYDKRGKHKKPSQLWQLIRQLRQQDYDLTVSTNFALRGSMVAWASGARYRAGYDAQHAKWFLTHVAASHRPVIRHEAENQLDVLKPLGITTGNTSLTLQINPLDRQKAEEKVKRTPEKSLVVLCPAGSYPRKSWTVEGYAALLQSLSSQADCCLIGGPKEQACLEQINHRAGNLAQVFGGTLTLGESSALISQADLLITVDTAPLHIAQAVDTPVLALFGPTDPKGWGPRGPRDIVLQAPAACAPCWGKGNCERHACMEQISSDQVVSAALNMLGKQ; encoded by the coding sequence ATGAAGATTAATCATGCTTCCATCAAAAAAATTTTGGTAATCAATCTGGCCTTTATTGGGGATGTCTTATTGACTACCCCGGTGACTAGGGCGCTGCGGGAAAATTATCCCGGCGCGGACATTGATATGCTGGTGGTCCCGGTGGCCGAACCTATAGCCAGGCTGAATCCTTATATTCATCAGACTCTTGTTTATGATAAACGGGGCAAGCATAAAAAACCGTCCCAGCTTTGGCAATTAATCCGTCAGTTGCGGCAGCAAGACTATGATCTCACGGTATCCACTAACTTTGCCCTGCGTGGCTCAATGGTGGCCTGGGCCAGCGGTGCCAGGTACCGGGCCGGCTATGACGCTCAGCATGCAAAGTGGTTTCTGACCCATGTCGCAGCTTCTCATCGTCCGGTGATCCGTCACGAAGCGGAAAATCAATTGGATGTTTTGAAGCCCCTGGGAATTACCACTGGGAATACCAGCCTGACTTTGCAAATCAATCCCCTGGACCGGCAAAAGGCAGAAGAAAAAGTAAAGCGGACCCCCGAAAAATCTTTAGTGGTGCTTTGCCCCGCCGGAAGCTATCCTCGGAAAAGCTGGACAGTGGAAGGTTATGCCGCCTTGCTGCAATCATTATCGTCTCAGGCCGACTGCTGTTTGATCGGGGGACCGAAGGAGCAGGCCTGCCTTGAACAAATTAATCACCGGGCGGGAAATCTTGCTCAGGTTTTCGGCGGCACACTGACCCTGGGAGAGTCATCGGCTCTCATTTCCCAGGCCGATCTGCTGATTACCGTGGATACGGCGCCGCTGCACATTGCTCAGGCAGTCGACACTCCGGTACTGGCCCTGTTCGGTCCCACAGACCCTAAAGGCTGGGGACCGCGAGGACCGCGGGACATTGTACTTCAGGCTCCGGCAGCATGTGCCCCCTGCTGGGGAAAAGGAAATTGTGAACGTCATGCTTGTATGGAACAAATCAGCAGCGATCAGGTCGTTTCGGCGGCGTTAAATATGCTGGGGAAGCAGTAA